A stretch of the Sphingobacterium thalpophilum genome encodes the following:
- a CDS encoding 3-keto-disaccharide hydrolase translates to MKFKHIIYSAGILLLSTSLFAHSQDKKPKPIQLFNGKDLKNWTPKIRNHQVGDNYKNTFRVEDGLLKVRYDGYDNFNFQYGHLFYNKEFSAYLLRVTYRFVGEQAPGGEGWAWRNSGAMLHGQDPKTMGVDQDFPISIEGQLLGGNGKDERTTSNLCTPGTNVVINNQLFTPHCLSSKSKTYAGDQWVTADFLVLGDSLVQHIIEDKVVLQYTKPQIGGGNVTDFNPAVKRDGQLLKKGTISLQSESHPIDFKKVELYDLEPYMKDSNKLKKVIAELLPNLQQ, encoded by the coding sequence ATGAAATTTAAACATATAATCTATAGTGCTGGAATTTTATTACTTAGCACCTCCTTATTTGCCCATTCACAAGATAAAAAACCAAAACCCATTCAGTTATTCAATGGGAAAGATTTAAAGAACTGGACCCCAAAAATACGGAACCATCAAGTCGGGGATAATTATAAAAATACATTTCGAGTAGAAGATGGTCTGTTAAAAGTAAGATACGACGGATACGACAATTTTAATTTTCAGTATGGTCATTTGTTTTATAACAAGGAATTCTCTGCCTATTTGTTACGCGTCACCTATCGATTCGTAGGTGAACAGGCACCCGGTGGAGAAGGCTGGGCTTGGCGCAATAGCGGAGCGATGCTGCACGGCCAGGATCCCAAAACAATGGGCGTGGACCAAGATTTCCCGATATCTATCGAAGGGCAGCTTTTGGGCGGCAATGGAAAAGATGAACGCACTACAAGTAATCTCTGTACACCCGGGACGAACGTTGTTATCAACAATCAACTATTTACGCCACACTGCCTGAGTTCAAAATCAAAAACATATGCTGGAGACCAATGGGTTACAGCAGACTTTCTCGTCTTAGGAGACTCTTTAGTACAGCATATTATCGAGGACAAGGTTGTGTTACAGTATACAAAGCCTCAGATCGGTGGCGGCAACGTGACGGACTTTAACCCGGCAGTTAAAAGAGACGGTCAATTATTGAAAAAAGGAACCATCTCACTGCAAAGTGAAAGCCATCCTATTGACTTCAAAAAAGTTGAGCTTTATGATCTCGAACCCTATATGAAGGATTCTAATAAACTTAAAAAAGTCATAGCTGAGTTGCTGCCCAACCTACAGCAATGA
- a CDS encoding ExbD/TolR family protein yields the protein MAELNQKAPETGKKKMRTAKSAPKVDLTAMVDLAFLLITFFMLTTTLNKPAAMDIAMPDKSKDNTPPLLIDENRTVTIVLGEGKFMWYHGDFKKTNRLFEKTS from the coding sequence ATGGCAGAATTGAATCAAAAAGCACCGGAAACCGGCAAGAAAAAAATGAGAACTGCAAAGTCAGCTCCCAAGGTCGATCTTACCGCGATGGTCGATCTCGCGTTCCTTTTAATCACCTTTTTTATGCTAACCACTACATTAAACAAACCGGCGGCGATGGATATCGCGATGCCTGATAAGAGCAAGGATAATACACCACCTCTTCTGATTGATGAAAACCGTACCGTAACCATCGTTTTGGGCGAAGGAAAATTTATGTGGTATCATGGCGATTTCAAAAAAACCAATCGCCTTTTCGAAAAAACCAGCTAA
- the rpsT gene encoding 30S ribosomal protein S20 — protein MANHKSAIKRIRANATKRLRNRYQAKTTRNAIKKLRNTTSAEDAKALLPRVISMLDRLAKKNVIHKKKASNNKSKLTKFVNGLA, from the coding sequence ATGGCAAATCATAAATCAGCGATCAAAAGAATTAGAGCAAACGCTACTAAACGTTTAAGAAACCGTTACCAAGCAAAAACTACACGTAACGCAATCAAAAAATTACGTAATACTACTTCAGCAGAAGATGCAAAAGCATTATTGCCTCGCGTAATTTCTATGCTTGATCGTTTGGCAAAGAAAAATGTGATCCACAAAAAGAAAGCTTCTAACAACAAATCGAAGTTAACTAAATTCGTTAACGGTTTAGCGTAA
- a CDS encoding DUF4886 domain-containing protein — protein sequence MKTKQIFPFSILIIFLFAGTPSQAQQQPLDDGVLRVLAIGNSFSEDAIEQNLYELAKAGKKKIVIGNLYIGGAPLSLHVNNAKEDKPAYRYRKINMDGQMSEKSNQRLSEALKDEAWDYVSFQQASPLSGNYDSYAKDLPTLYEYVTKQVRFPETKYILHQTWAYQNGSSHEGFIKYDRSQGKMYADIVKTSADVFSWGNFEILVPSGTAVQNARTSFIGDNFTRDGYHLNLDYGRFVAACTWYEALFHEPVKSNAFLPLKVTYIEGQIAREAAHKAVHAPYNVTPLTYFQFMN from the coding sequence ATGAAAACGAAACAGATATTCCCCTTTAGTATTTTAATAATTTTCTTATTTGCAGGTACTCCATCACAAGCGCAACAGCAGCCTTTGGATGATGGAGTTCTGAGAGTTTTGGCGATAGGAAACAGTTTTTCAGAGGATGCCATAGAGCAGAATCTTTATGAATTAGCCAAGGCAGGCAAAAAGAAGATTGTCATTGGTAATCTGTATATAGGTGGAGCCCCTTTGAGTCTGCATGTCAACAATGCAAAGGAAGATAAGCCAGCTTATCGATATCGGAAAATTAATATGGATGGTCAGATGTCTGAAAAATCCAATCAGCGCCTCTCAGAAGCGCTTAAAGATGAAGCCTGGGATTACGTCAGTTTTCAGCAAGCGAGTCCGTTATCGGGCAATTACGACTCTTACGCAAAAGACTTACCTACCTTATATGAATATGTTACTAAACAAGTAAGATTTCCGGAGACAAAATATATATTACACCAGACTTGGGCATATCAAAATGGCTCATCCCATGAAGGATTCATTAAGTATGACCGTAGCCAGGGGAAGATGTATGCAGATATTGTAAAGACATCTGCGGACGTATTTAGTTGGGGAAATTTTGAAATACTGGTTCCTTCGGGAACGGCGGTACAGAATGCACGGACGAGTTTCATTGGAGACAATTTTACCAGGGATGGATATCATCTAAATTTGGACTATGGCCGTTTCGTAGCCGCTTGTACTTGGTACGAAGCATTATTTCATGAACCTGTCAAAAGCAACGCCTTTTTGCCACTTAAAGTAACGTATATAGAAGGGCAGATAGCACGAGAAGCGGCGCATAAGGCTGTTCATGCTCCTTATAACGTGACACCTCTGACGTATTTTCAATTTATGAATTAA
- the sucD gene encoding succinate--CoA ligase subunit alpha — translation MSVLVNKDSKVIVQGFTGNEGTYHATQMIEYGTNVVGGVTPGKGGQQHLDRPVFNTVQDAVDATGANVSIIFVPPAFAADAIMEAAAAGIEVIVCITEGIPTKDMIQVKSYLSDKKSRLIGPNCPGIITAGEAKIGIMPGFIFKKGNVGVVSKSGTLTYEAVDQTVKAGLGITTAIGIGGDPIIGTTTKEAVELLMNDPETEAIIMIGEIGGGMEAEAARWIKENGTKPVVGFIAGQTAPPGRRMGHAGAIVGGADDTAAAKMKIMRECGIRVVESPAEIGKAIAEELAK, via the coding sequence ATGAGTGTATTAGTTAATAAAGATTCAAAAGTAATCGTTCAGGGTTTTACTGGAAACGAAGGTACTTACCATGCTACTCAGATGATTGAGTACGGAACAAATGTAGTTGGTGGTGTGACTCCGGGTAAAGGAGGTCAACAGCACTTAGACCGTCCTGTATTCAATACTGTTCAAGATGCAGTAGATGCTACAGGAGCTAATGTTTCTATTATCTTTGTACCTCCAGCATTTGCTGCAGATGCGATCATGGAAGCTGCAGCTGCTGGTATCGAAGTGATCGTATGTATCACTGAAGGTATTCCTACAAAAGACATGATCCAGGTAAAATCATACTTGAGCGATAAAAAATCCCGCTTAATCGGTCCAAACTGCCCTGGTATCATTACAGCAGGTGAGGCTAAAATTGGTATCATGCCAGGATTTATCTTCAAAAAAGGTAACGTAGGTGTTGTTTCTAAATCAGGAACATTAACTTACGAAGCAGTAGATCAGACTGTAAAAGCTGGATTAGGAATCACAACAGCAATCGGAATCGGGGGTGACCCAATTATCGGTACAACAACAAAAGAAGCTGTTGAATTATTAATGAATGACCCTGAAACTGAAGCTATCATCATGATCGGCGAAATCGGTGGTGGAATGGAAGCTGAAGCCGCCCGTTGGATTAAAGAAAATGGCACTAAGCCTGTTGTTGGATTTATTGCCGGCCAAACAGCGCCTCCGGGACGTCGCATGGGCCACGCTGGTGCAATCGTGGGGGGGGCAGATGACACAGCTGCTGCTAAGATGAAAATTATGCGTGAGTGTGGAATCCGTGTTGTCGAATCTCCGGCTGAAATCGGAAAAGCAATTGCTGAAGAATTAGCTAAATAA
- a CDS encoding RNA methyltransferase yields the protein MQKLSMDELQRADVESFKKQEKTPIAIVLDNVRSMHNVGSAFRTADGFAIEKIYLCGITGTPPHREIEKTALGATQSVTWEYHKETATIVDQLRADGYIIVAIEQADDSVMLHQFEPDTEKKYALIFGNEVNGVDEEVMKRIDICLEIPQYGTKHSFNVSVAIGIILWDFIQKRNLK from the coding sequence ATGCAGAAATTATCGATGGATGAACTTCAACGCGCAGACGTTGAATCGTTTAAAAAACAAGAGAAAACTCCTATCGCGATCGTTTTGGATAACGTACGCAGCATGCATAATGTAGGCTCGGCCTTCCGTACAGCTGACGGATTTGCTATTGAAAAAATATACTTATGCGGGATCACGGGTACACCGCCACATAGGGAGATTGAAAAAACAGCATTGGGAGCAACTCAATCTGTCACTTGGGAATATCATAAAGAAACTGCTACTATCGTAGACCAGCTGCGTGCTGATGGTTATATCATAGTTGCTATCGAGCAAGCGGATGATAGCGTCATGTTACACCAATTTGAACCCGATACCGAAAAAAAATACGCACTCATCTTTGGTAATGAAGTCAATGGTGTCGACGAGGAAGTAATGAAAAGAATTGACATTTGCCTTGAAATCCCCCAATATGGAACGAAACATTCCTTTAATGTATCTGTCGCAATAGGCATTATCCTCTGGGATTTTATCCAAAAACGCAATCTTAAGTAA
- a CDS encoding bestrophin family protein, which yields MITTKYFNYKQIFNLAGVHLLWLTGWCSLVAVIYYFFNWQWMIIPWVPVALIGTAEAFYVGFKNNQAYDRLWEARKIWGGIVNASRSFGAMLYAFNTQQGDQDQLEEIRRKMIYRHIAWLYQFREQLLVPTEWEHISMKKHIGAMNVKRHRLIKAGFPDYSRTPIFLHKYLSAEEFELQSTYKNFATYLIAQQAKDINSLKNDQIISDFNQTQLQTCLNQFYDYQGQAERIKKFPSPRQFASTAFVFNVILILLLPLGLVNEFAKLGDWGIWTSIPFCVVIGWIYIVMELVGDYTENPFGGLMFDIPMLSICRTIEIDLLQMAGEENLPEPIASKNGVLV from the coding sequence ATGATTACAACAAAGTATTTTAATTATAAACAGATATTCAATCTTGCTGGAGTGCATTTGCTTTGGCTTACAGGATGGTGTTCTTTAGTTGCTGTGATTTATTATTTCTTCAACTGGCAATGGATGATCATTCCGTGGGTGCCTGTCGCCTTAATCGGAACGGCGGAAGCTTTTTATGTGGGATTCAAAAATAATCAGGCTTATGACCGTCTATGGGAGGCTCGCAAAATATGGGGTGGAATTGTCAATGCAAGCCGGTCGTTTGGAGCGATGCTGTATGCTTTTAATACCCAACAGGGTGATCAGGATCAGTTGGAGGAAATACGCAGAAAAATGATCTACCGCCACATTGCATGGCTATACCAGTTTCGCGAGCAGTTGCTTGTTCCGACCGAGTGGGAGCATATCAGCATGAAAAAACATATTGGCGCAATGAACGTAAAGCGGCATAGACTAATCAAAGCTGGATTTCCCGATTATAGCCGTACACCGATTTTTTTGCATAAATATCTCTCGGCAGAAGAATTTGAATTACAGTCGACCTATAAAAATTTTGCCACCTACCTGATCGCCCAGCAGGCCAAGGATATTAATTCGCTAAAAAATGATCAGATTATCTCTGACTTTAATCAAACACAATTGCAGACTTGCCTCAATCAATTTTACGATTACCAGGGTCAGGCCGAACGCATCAAAAAGTTTCCGTCGCCAAGACAGTTCGCCAGCACTGCATTTGTGTTTAATGTGATTTTGATTCTTTTGTTGCCTCTTGGCTTGGTTAACGAATTTGCTAAACTGGGGGATTGGGGCATCTGGACAAGCATTCCCTTTTGTGTGGTAATAGGATGGATTTATATCGTCATGGAACTGGTGGGAGATTATACGGAAAATCCCTTTGGGGGGTTGATGTTTGACATCCCCATGCTCTCCATCTGCAGGACAATCGAAATTGATCTGTTGCAAATGGCCGGGGAGGAAAACCTACCGGAGCCTATTGCCTCGAAGAACGGTGTTCTCGTGTAG
- a CDS encoding DinB family protein, producing the protein MSIKKSYLIELERETKNTRSILDRIPDDKLDWRPHEKSMSLGELAAHIVEVHNWVSKALPKDLFDFKVDYQPLRVASIEELKSILSEGLEANRAAIETMADEEWFKDWVLKAGEYEIARLPRAGAMRFIINNHIVHHRGQLTVYLRLLNIAVPGLYGPSADEAMLI; encoded by the coding sequence ATGAGCATCAAGAAGAGTTATTTAATCGAACTAGAGAGGGAGACAAAAAATACGCGTAGTATATTAGATCGTATACCGGATGACAAGCTGGACTGGCGCCCACATGAGAAGTCAATGAGTCTTGGTGAATTGGCAGCCCATATCGTTGAAGTACATAACTGGGTATCTAAAGCTCTGCCCAAGGACCTGTTTGATTTCAAAGTAGATTATCAACCCCTTAGAGTAGCTTCAATAGAAGAACTAAAAAGCATTCTATCGGAAGGACTCGAAGCGAATAGAGCCGCGATTGAGACAATGGCCGATGAAGAATGGTTTAAAGATTGGGTGTTAAAAGCGGGTGAATATGAAATAGCCCGCCTGCCTCGTGCAGGAGCGATGCGTTTTATCATTAATAATCATATTGTCCACCATCGCGGACAGCTGACAGTTTATTTGCGACTATTAAATATTGCGGTGCCGGGATTATATGGGCCTTCGGCCGATGAAGCCATGCTTATCTAA
- a CDS encoding helix-turn-helix transcriptional regulator produces MNVKDTTAGAKYVNRYYMTEVDAFEDSIYCHHAIIAESYVTEHSHNKDQFLYTEGGVVFIKTDEKSYFLPARHYLWIPAGIKHSIHPSTPEVVMRNLYFPKTVSDTAFYSKMGIYPVNDLLIELIMFTNRWNGNIFPVEEPKYSIATAFKLILPELSLHELPLALPYPNHQKLKDIVRYLEENIEENVNFKKLAGLFNISERTLARLFQKELNMSFIQYYTILRMLTALKLLLDEKLSVNEVALKVGYNSLPTFSNTFNKVVGIRPSEYVKQKELLI; encoded by the coding sequence ATGAACGTAAAAGATACCACGGCGGGGGCAAAATATGTCAACCGCTATTACATGACAGAGGTCGACGCTTTTGAAGATAGCATTTACTGTCATCATGCTATCATTGCTGAGAGCTATGTTACTGAGCACTCTCACAACAAGGACCAATTTTTATATACTGAAGGTGGTGTTGTCTTTATAAAGACCGACGAAAAGTCCTATTTTCTTCCCGCCCGACATTATTTGTGGATACCTGCAGGTATAAAACACAGTATACATCCAAGTACACCTGAAGTTGTTATGCGGAATCTTTACTTTCCGAAAACAGTCAGTGATACGGCATTTTACAGCAAGATGGGCATTTATCCAGTGAATGACCTGCTTATTGAATTAATTATGTTTACCAACCGTTGGAATGGCAATATATTTCCTGTTGAAGAACCGAAATACAGCATAGCAACAGCGTTTAAACTTATTCTCCCGGAGTTATCCCTGCACGAGCTTCCACTGGCTTTACCCTACCCGAATCATCAAAAACTAAAAGATATAGTTCGGTACCTGGAAGAAAATATCGAAGAGAATGTAAATTTTAAAAAGCTCGCTGGCCTTTTCAACATCAGCGAACGTACCTTAGCGCGATTGTTTCAAAAGGAGTTGAATATGTCCTTTATTCAATACTATACAATATTGCGTATGCTGACAGCCCTGAAACTGCTATTGGACGAAAAGCTGAGCGTCAATGAAGTCGCTTTGAAAGTTGGATACAACAGCCTGCCTACCTTTAGTAATACCTTCAATAAGGTTGTCGGTATCCGTCCGAGCGAATATGTCAAACAAAAAGAATTGTTAATTTAA
- a CDS encoding group III truncated hemoglobin: MEKLPYQEKQDVQDINDIKMLVDQFYDAVRHDDLIGPVFHERIQDNWPKHLLKMYSFWQTVLLDEHTYFGSPFPPHISLPIDAQHFERWLQLFEATVDRLFTGEKANEAKWRAKKMAQMFQFKKEYFDANPKKKPLI; encoded by the coding sequence ATGGAAAAGTTGCCATATCAGGAGAAGCAGGATGTTCAAGATATCAACGACATCAAAATGCTAGTCGATCAATTTTATGACGCTGTTCGTCATGATGATTTGATAGGTCCCGTTTTCCATGAGCGCATCCAGGACAATTGGCCAAAGCACCTACTAAAAATGTACAGCTTCTGGCAGACGGTTCTTTTGGATGAGCACACCTATTTCGGTAGTCCTTTCCCACCGCATATCAGTCTACCGATTGATGCCCAGCACTTTGAACGATGGCTTCAGCTATTTGAAGCCACTGTAGATCGCTTATTTACAGGTGAAAAAGCAAATGAAGCTAAATGGCGAGCAAAAAAAATGGCCCAGATGTTCCAATTCAAAAAAGAATATTTCGATGCCAATCCCAAGAAAAAACCCCTTATATAA
- a CDS encoding PqqD family protein has protein sequence MKLRSDLQLHKLGDKNILVDPKKDSLDTDRVFTFNETAVQVWLELQGKEFNIESITAFLLDNYEVEEHVAERDAKVLIKQFETQGFLI, from the coding sequence ATGAAATTAAGGTCAGATTTACAATTGCACAAACTGGGTGACAAGAATATACTAGTCGATCCTAAAAAAGATAGTCTAGATACAGATAGAGTATTTACTTTCAATGAAACAGCAGTACAAGTTTGGCTGGAATTGCAAGGGAAGGAGTTTAATATAGAGAGTATCACGGCCTTTTTATTGGACAATTATGAAGTAGAAGAACATGTTGCGGAGCGTGATGCGAAGGTGTTGATTAAGCAATTTGAAACACAGGGCTTCTTAATTTGA
- a CDS encoding succinate CoA transferase gives MAYERIKIQSLHDKVITATEAANLFEDGMVVGSSGFTKAGDSKVVLPALAERAKTEPLKVTLITGASLGHGTDGKLAEAGALSKRMPFQVDRTLRNKINSGEVLFIDQHLSETAELLHNKNLPQVDIAVLEVAAIESDGSIVPTTSVGNSTTFAALARQVILEVNTAIPTAIKGIHDIYQAEDYPRRNVIPIVAPENKIGRKTIPLDPGKIVGIVFTNELDSPADIAEPDVKTTAIAQHILHFFENEVELGHLSESLMPLQAGIGKVANAVLTGFIHSKFHNLTMFSEVLQDSTFDLIDAGKLDFASASSITVSAECYSRIFDHLDKYRDKIVLRPQNISNTPGLIKRLGIIAINTAIEFDIYGNVNSTHTSGTNIMNGIGGSGDFARNAYLSIFVTQAASKGDTISHIVPMVSHVDHTEHDVDILVTDYGLADLRGLAPRERAKVIIENCVHPDYKEQLRDYYHRACERGGHTPHLLEEALSWHINLREKGTMKMS, from the coding sequence ATGGCTTACGAAAGAATAAAAATTCAAAGCTTGCACGATAAAGTTATTACAGCGACTGAAGCAGCGAATCTATTTGAAGATGGTATGGTTGTGGGATCAAGTGGTTTTACCAAAGCAGGTGATAGCAAGGTTGTATTGCCAGCCTTGGCTGAACGGGCCAAAACAGAACCTTTGAAAGTAACTTTAATTACGGGAGCTTCGCTGGGACATGGTACTGATGGCAAATTGGCTGAAGCTGGTGCGTTGTCAAAGCGCATGCCATTTCAGGTCGACCGTACGCTCCGCAACAAGATCAATTCGGGAGAGGTGCTGTTTATCGATCAGCATCTGAGCGAAACGGCGGAATTGCTCCATAATAAAAACCTACCACAGGTCGATATTGCTGTATTGGAAGTGGCGGCTATCGAATCTGATGGAAGCATTGTGCCTACCACTTCTGTTGGCAATTCCACTACTTTTGCAGCTTTGGCGAGACAAGTAATTTTAGAAGTCAATACCGCGATTCCAACAGCAATTAAAGGGATACATGATATTTATCAAGCGGAGGACTATCCGCGACGAAACGTGATTCCGATCGTTGCTCCTGAAAATAAAATCGGACGGAAGACCATCCCTTTGGATCCAGGTAAGATCGTCGGGATCGTTTTCACGAATGAACTGGATAGCCCGGCAGACATTGCCGAGCCTGATGTGAAAACAACGGCTATTGCGCAGCATATTTTACATTTTTTTGAAAATGAAGTCGAACTGGGGCACTTATCAGAGAGCTTGATGCCACTTCAGGCTGGAATTGGCAAGGTAGCGAATGCGGTTTTAACTGGATTTATCCACAGCAAATTTCATAATTTAACCATGTTTTCAGAGGTACTGCAAGATAGTACCTTCGATTTGATTGATGCAGGAAAACTGGATTTTGCGTCAGCGTCTTCAATCACCGTATCTGCAGAATGCTATTCACGGATATTTGATCACTTAGATAAATACCGTGACAAAATTGTACTTAGACCCCAGAATATTTCGAATACGCCGGGATTGATCAAACGTTTAGGGATTATTGCTATTAATACAGCGATTGAATTTGATATCTATGGTAATGTAAATTCAACGCACACGTCGGGTACGAATATTATGAACGGCATAGGGGGATCCGGAGATTTTGCGCGTAACGCCTATCTCAGCATTTTTGTGACACAAGCTGCATCCAAAGGAGATACAATCTCCCATATTGTTCCGATGGTATCCCATGTAGACCATACCGAGCATGACGTGGATATTTTGGTGACTGATTATGGACTAGCGGATCTGCGTGGTCTGGCTCCTCGCGAACGGGCAAAGGTCATCATTGAAAATTGCGTACATCCAGACTATAAAGAACAGCTCAGAGATTACTACCATCGCGCCTGTGAACGTGGCGGGCATACGCCGCATCTATTGGAAGAAGCGCTCAGCTGGCATATCAATTTAAGAGAAAAAGGAACGATGAAAATGTCCTAA